The Iamia sp. SCSIO 61187 genomic sequence CGGCTGACGGAGGGCAGCGAGGGCGGCGGTGTCACCGCTGACGAGGGGCTCGGTCACCAGCGAGCCGACGGCGGCGACGAGGACGGTGCAGGCGAAGCGGCCGCGCTCGTCGCCGACGCCGAGCACGTCGGCCAGCACGGCCGTGATCCGCTCCTGCAGCGCAGCCCGGCGACGGATCGCCTCGGGGCCGGCGGCGTGGCACTCGACCAGGAGCACGCGGGCGGGGCCGGCCGAGGCGGCGAGGACCTCGAGGTAGCGGGTGAGCAGCCGGTCGAACCGGGCCAACGGGGCGTCGCCGCCGTCGCCGAGCACCGGGACCACCTCGGCCAGGAGGATCTCCCCGGCGGTGTCGAAGGCGGCGAGGAAGCAGTCGAGCTTCGAAGCGAACTGCTCGTAGAACGTCTGGCGGGACACGCCCGCCCGGCCGATGACGTCGGCCACCGAGGTGGCGGCGTAGCC encodes the following:
- a CDS encoding TetR/AcrR family transcriptional regulator, producing the protein MAEVARLPRGRHSLTREEVAAAQRARLMLALTEVVGEKGYAATSVADVIGRAGVSRQTFYEQFASKLDCFLAAFDTAGEILLAEVVPVLGDGGDAPLARFDRLLTRYLEVLAASAGPARVLLVECHAAGPEAIRRRAALQERITAVLADVLGVGDERGRFACTVLVAAVGSLVTEPLVSGDTAALAALRQPILDLVAAALACR